One window of Cohnella hashimotonis genomic DNA carries:
- a CDS encoding CheR family methyltransferase, with the protein MAAMKTDDLDFAQFVAKLKSKTGIDLLQYKEDQMRRRLATFRDRRGYRTFVELFEGMLRDAELYEEFLDRMTINVSEFFRNAKRWETLEKKIIPELAASRGKLRCWSAACSTGDEPYTLSIVLSGLLKRHQYELLATDIDKTAIKRAREGLYGPSSVREVPKPILSRYFKVTGETYAVSDEIKRSVAFKQHNLLADPYEQGFDLIVCRNVLIYFTDAAKESVFRNFARSLSTGGYLFIGGTEQVFQPEQYGLETTDAFFYRKK; encoded by the coding sequence ATGGCGGCGATGAAGACCGACGATCTGGATTTTGCGCAGTTTGTCGCCAAGTTAAAGAGCAAGACCGGGATCGACTTGCTGCAGTACAAAGAGGATCAGATGCGCAGGCGGCTGGCTACTTTTAGAGACCGAAGAGGCTATCGCACGTTTGTCGAGCTCTTCGAGGGCATGCTGCGCGACGCTGAACTGTACGAGGAATTTCTGGACCGCATGACGATCAATGTGTCCGAATTTTTCCGCAACGCCAAGCGCTGGGAGACGCTCGAGAAAAAAATCATTCCCGAGCTGGCTGCCAGCCGCGGCAAGCTTCGCTGCTGGAGTGCCGCATGTTCGACCGGCGACGAGCCGTATACGCTGTCGATCGTGCTCTCCGGCCTGCTCAAACGGCACCAGTATGAGCTTTTGGCTACCGATATCGACAAGACGGCGATTAAAAGGGCGCGGGAAGGCCTGTACGGGCCTTCCTCGGTCAGAGAGGTGCCCAAGCCGATCCTTAGCCGGTATTTCAAGGTTACGGGGGAAACGTATGCGGTCTCCGACGAGATCAAGCGCAGTGTCGCGTTTAAACAGCATAATCTGCTGGCCGATCCGTACGAACAGGGCTTCGACCTGATCGTGTGCCGCAACGTGCTGATATATTTTACCGACGCCGCCAAGGAAAGCGTATTTAGAAATTTCGCCAGGTCGCTGAGCACAGGCGGGTACTTATTTATCGGGGGGACCGAACAGGTCTTCCAGCCGGAACAGTACGGGCTGGAGACGACCGACGCCTTTTTCTATAGGAAAAAGTGA
- a CDS encoding methyl-accepting chemotaxis protein — MRWFGHLKISWKLSIVFLFMVALLIFIGLSGLSQTGKMNNALGNMYDNNLIPISNLSEAQTQYELIRVSIRDYNAFAASDADKQAYEDAIKQAETDLIARVDTYRNTLLTPPEQVGLGQFDNAWKSYSSTLQEALQSLKKGDHVAIEALLLGDLKKNGETMSKELGDLVDLNVKIAEQASEKGDRTFAAARTTTLVVILLGALLGIALGFYVSRHISRPLGRMVDLVGRVAQGDLRDTSDIDTRDEVGQLAGSVNRMIEDLRATVERIQYSAENVSSAAQQISASTEEIAGGSSSQANSAQTMTELFKELSEAIGSVARSAEHASDLSNAAMEIAQDGSRVVESSIQGMNEVNAQMARLAQDSEQVGEIVSVIDDIAEQTNLLALNAAIEAARAGDQGRGFAVVADEVRKLAERSGEATKQIAQIVKGMQTNTRRSVEAVASGLAGSERTGEAFGGILSRVSESAGRVAEIAAASEQQAAQSSDMMASIESISSAAEESAASSQETAATAQTLAGLAEELNAAVAMFRTRKA; from the coding sequence ATGAGATGGTTCGGACATCTGAAAATATCCTGGAAGTTAAGCATCGTCTTCCTCTTCATGGTCGCGCTGCTGATCTTTATCGGCCTGTCGGGGCTGAGTCAGACGGGTAAAATGAACAACGCGCTCGGCAACATGTACGACAACAACCTGATTCCGATCTCCAACCTGTCGGAAGCGCAGACCCAATACGAACTGATCCGCGTCAGCATTCGCGACTATAACGCATTTGCCGCAAGCGATGCCGACAAGCAGGCTTACGAAGATGCCATTAAGCAAGCGGAAACCGATCTGATCGCCCGCGTGGATACTTACCGGAATACCTTGTTGACGCCGCCGGAGCAAGTCGGGCTCGGGCAATTCGATAACGCCTGGAAAAGCTACTCGTCCACGCTGCAAGAGGCGCTTCAGTCATTAAAAAAAGGCGATCATGTTGCGATTGAGGCGCTCCTTCTCGGGGACTTGAAAAAAAACGGCGAAACGATGTCCAAGGAGCTCGGCGATCTCGTGGACCTGAACGTCAAGATCGCGGAGCAGGCGAGCGAGAAGGGCGACCGGACATTCGCTGCGGCGCGGACCACGACGCTGGTCGTGATCCTGCTGGGCGCGCTGCTCGGCATCGCGCTGGGCTTCTATGTCTCCCGGCACATCTCTCGTCCGTTGGGACGCATGGTCGATCTCGTCGGCCGCGTTGCCCAAGGCGATCTGCGGGACACCTCGGATATTGATACGAGGGACGAGGTTGGCCAGCTGGCGGGTTCGGTCAATCGCATGATCGAGGATCTGCGGGCGACGGTCGAGCGCATTCAGTATTCGGCCGAGAACGTTTCTTCGGCCGCGCAGCAAATATCGGCGAGTACGGAAGAGATTGCGGGCGGCAGTTCCAGCCAGGCGAACTCCGCGCAGACGATGACCGAGCTGTTCAAGGAACTGTCGGAAGCAATCGGGTCCGTTGCCAGAAGCGCGGAGCATGCCTCGGATCTGTCGAACGCGGCGATGGAGATCGCGCAGGACGGCAGCCGGGTCGTCGAATCTTCGATCCAGGGCATGAACGAAGTCAACGCGCAGATGGCGCGGCTGGCGCAAGACTCGGAGCAAGTGGGCGAGATCGTATCGGTCATCGACGATATCGCGGAGCAGACCAATCTGCTTGCGTTGAATGCCGCGATTGAAGCCGCGCGCGCGGGAGATCAAGGCCGCGGCTTCGCCGTGGTGGCGGACGAGGTGCGCAAGCTGGCCGAACGAAGCGGAGAAGCGACCAAGCAGATCGCGCAGATCGTGAAGGGCATGCAAACGAACACGCGGCGCAGCGTAGAGGCGGTTGCGAGCGGTTTGGCCGGCTCCGAGCGCACGGGCGAAGCGTTCGGCGGCATCCTCTCCAGGGTGAGCGAGTCGGCGGGTCGGGTCGCGGAGATCGCGGCCGCGAGCGAACAGCAGGCAGCGCAGTCGTCGGACATGATGGCATCCATCGAGAGCATCTCTTCCGCTGCCGAGGAATCGGCGGCCAGCAGCCAGGAGACTGCGGCGACCGCGCAGACGCTCGCAGGCCTGGCCGAGGAGCTGAATGCGGCGGTGGCGATGTTCCGCACGCGCAAAGCATAG
- a CDS encoding chemotaxis protein CheA, protein MLSEYKEVFLEELDEQLQLMDEVIMQLERDCESGEVIQSLFRAAHTLKGSSAAMGFEEMKRLTHRMEHLLDLVRSKERAVTPLMIDLLFRALDNLKLMKEDILKQDCITVDVSACLQALERFDSDAAGAASAGGAEAGASGAVQSQAGAQAVVAASAAVRPELSLSIRLHMKSALEQGLRLSWLCVRLSPDCFIQGARAYVIQTMLTEWGELLLASPDYESIGESVGDAPELTYLYAGTQEPAELAAMAAGLADVAGAHAEAVLLEETEMDYRGTASAAAYSQDTSGLEGALPASAPHIDESAAAAEAPSRQPEPSSSSSAPATPPSAAAKPKAQTIRVSVERLDDLMNLVGELVIDQTRIQQVARTQRRRFQDDSVGELGHIADHLSRIIGDLQESVMKARMLPIEQLMGRFPRMIRDLSRELGKELELVMEGQDTELDRTLIEEIADPLIHLIRNAVDHGLELPEVRERAGKPRQGMLRIKAAHEDNQVVICVEDDGAGIDPARMRSSAVGKGIITQEEADAMGDREAIDLIFRPGFSTAQRVSDVSGRGVGMDIVASHIEKLNGMIDIRSELGRGTTFKIKLPLTLAIIVGLLVKCGGQTLIIPMSNIAEIVRVPVEEIRSVRGQPVVLIRNQVIPVADIRDRFGVPQSNDASKHLPLVIIGSAEKRLALTVDELIGNQEIVIKSLGAYIGKVDGIAGATILGDGSVALILEISAMFAKTAAR, encoded by the coding sequence ATGTTGTCTGAATACAAAGAGGTATTTCTGGAGGAGCTGGACGAGCAGCTTCAGCTGATGGACGAGGTAATCATGCAGTTGGAGCGCGACTGCGAATCCGGAGAGGTGATCCAGAGCCTGTTCCGCGCCGCGCACACCCTGAAGGGCTCTTCCGCGGCCATGGGCTTCGAAGAGATGAAGCGCCTGACCCACCGGATGGAGCATTTGCTCGATCTGGTCCGTTCCAAAGAACGAGCGGTCACGCCTTTAATGATCGATCTGCTGTTCCGCGCGCTCGATAACTTGAAGCTGATGAAGGAAGACATCCTGAAGCAGGATTGCATCACGGTGGACGTGTCTGCATGCCTGCAGGCGCTCGAGCGGTTCGATTCGGATGCGGCGGGCGCGGCGTCTGCTGGCGGCGCGGAGGCGGGGGCTTCCGGCGCGGTTCAGTCGCAGGCCGGGGCGCAGGCCGTTGTCGCCGCCTCCGCTGCGGTACGCCCGGAGCTCTCCCTTTCGATCCGCCTGCATATGAAAAGCGCACTTGAGCAAGGGCTGCGCCTGTCCTGGCTGTGCGTCCGTCTCTCGCCCGATTGCTTCATCCAGGGCGCCAGGGCTTACGTGATCCAGACGATGCTCACGGAGTGGGGCGAGCTGCTGCTGGCCTCTCCCGATTACGAGAGCATCGGCGAGAGCGTCGGAGATGCGCCCGAGCTGACGTATTTGTACGCTGGGACGCAGGAGCCGGCTGAATTGGCGGCGATGGCGGCGGGATTGGCCGACGTCGCGGGCGCGCATGCCGAGGCTGTCCTTCTTGAAGAGACCGAGATGGACTATCGCGGAACGGCATCCGCCGCTGCATACAGCCAGGATACGTCGGGGCTCGAAGGCGCCTTGCCGGCATCCGCTCCGCATATCGACGAGTCCGCGGCGGCGGCGGAAGCGCCGTCCAGGCAGCCAGAGCCGTCCTCGTCCTCGTCCGCGCCCGCGACCCCGCCTTCCGCGGCCGCCAAGCCGAAGGCTCAGACGATCCGCGTCAGCGTCGAGCGGCTCGACGACCTGATGAACCTCGTCGGCGAGCTCGTGATCGACCAGACCCGCATCCAGCAGGTCGCCCGCACGCAGCGCCGCCGTTTCCAGGACGATTCGGTCGGAGAGCTCGGGCATATCGCGGATCATCTCTCGCGGATTATCGGCGATCTCCAGGAGAGCGTCATGAAAGCCAGAATGCTGCCGATCGAACAGCTGATGGGCCGGTTCCCGCGGATGATCCGGGATCTGTCCAGGGAGCTGGGCAAAGAGCTGGAGCTCGTCATGGAAGGTCAGGATACGGAACTGGACCGAACCCTCATCGAGGAGATCGCCGATCCGCTCATTCATTTGATCCGCAATGCGGTCGATCACGGTCTGGAGCTGCCCGAGGTCCGGGAGCGCGCGGGCAAGCCCCGCCAAGGCATGCTGCGCATCAAGGCCGCGCACGAAGACAATCAGGTCGTCATCTGCGTCGAGGATGACGGCGCGGGGATCGATCCGGCGAGAATGCGGTCTTCCGCGGTCGGCAAGGGGATCATCACGCAGGAGGAAGCGGACGCCATGGGGGACCGGGAGGCGATTGATCTGATCTTCCGTCCGGGCTTTTCTACGGCGCAGCGGGTGAGCGACGTGTCCGGCCGCGGCGTCGGAATGGACATCGTAGCGAGCCATATCGAAAAGCTGAACGGCATGATCGATATTCGCTCCGAGCTCGGACGCGGGACGACATTCAAGATCAAGCTGCCGCTGACGCTGGCGATCATCGTCGGGCTGCTGGTCAAATGCGGCGGACAGACGTTGATCATCCCGATGAGCAATATAGCGGAGATCGTTCGGGTTCCCGTCGAGGAAATACGGAGTGTCCGCGGCCAGCCGGTCGTACTGATCCGCAATCAGGTCATCCCTGTGGCGGACATCCGGGACCGATTCGGCGTACCGCAGTCGAACGATGCGTCGAAGCATCTCCCGCTGGTCATCATCGGCTCTGCGGAGAAGCGTCTTGCGCTTACCGTGGACGAGCTCATCGGCAACCAGGAGATCGTCATCAAGTCGCTAGGCGCTTACATCGGCAAGGTGGACGGCATCGCCGGGGCGACGATTCTGGGCGACGGAAGCGTGGCCTTGATACTCGAGATATCGGCGATGTTCGCCAAAACGGCCGCACGATGA
- a CDS encoding chemotaxis protein CheW: MTAQEQYVEFGIEREQYAIRIQDIHEIIKMQDITHIPGVMPYVKGVINLRGKIVPVLSLRDLFGMEEQTYTKQTRIVVVNHAVDTVGIIVDRVSKVTTFNDIQAPQGRFGGLDGRLFTGIGLTSGGLVGILQLEEVLLRD, translated from the coding sequence ATGACGGCGCAAGAACAATACGTGGAGTTCGGCATCGAGCGCGAGCAGTATGCCATACGCATACAGGACATCCACGAGATTATTAAGATGCAGGACATCACGCATATTCCGGGCGTCATGCCGTATGTCAAAGGGGTCATCAATCTCAGAGGCAAGATCGTGCCGGTGCTCAGCCTGCGCGACCTGTTCGGGATGGAGGAGCAGACGTACACCAAGCAGACCCGCATCGTCGTCGTGAATCACGCCGTCGACACGGTCGGCATCATCGTCGACCGCGTCAGCAAGGTGACGACCTTCAACGATATCCAGGCACCGCAGGGACGCTTCGGCGGACTTGACGGCCGACTGTTCACGGGGATCGGTCTGACGAGCGGCGGGCTGGTCGGCATCCTGCAGCTGGAGGAAGTTTTGCTTCGAGACTAG
- a CDS encoding methyl-accepting chemotaxis protein has protein sequence MNLSVKNRLAIVLLIVLLLPSSAIGWFSFRSAEKEIKSQIQSSARESVQAAEMKIQEEISSGMQDVDYLAGLMSSKLLAGDDATKAEALLAPFQTAKHRYANVIFGTAEGKTAAVPPSNLAADYDPRQRDWYKLAMEHPGTAVVTDPIVSASSGEMIVVVAKTVKDGSGVVGAVIGLKELGEQMKQFKVGERGYILIMDGKHNYITHPTKTPGTPNTNSYIGQVYSTDEGTVNYTLEGVKKEAAYATNKLTGWKIMGAIELSEVSDATRGILYTTVIVIAATAIIGLLLAFWLIRSIGSPMKRLMEATARIADGDLTEEVPVRSKDEFGQLSAAVNRMIDKLRTLIGDVVRSSESVAASSEQISASTHEIASGTNVQSEAALDIRERFGELSAAIAAVAEGAESAALLASQTSTIARDGGAVVNRSVASMGQVSKQVAHLAEDSAKIGDILEVIGDIAEQTNLLALNAAIEAARAGDQGRGFAVVADEVRKLAERSGEATKQISAIIKEMQRNTERSVEAVAEGVSHSKETGEAFERILSMVSATEDKVGEIAAASEEQAAQSEEVRRSIESISAASEEAAAASEETASTSQSLAQLAERLHESASVFKVD, from the coding sequence ATGAATCTCTCCGTTAAAAATCGGCTGGCGATCGTGCTGCTCATCGTGCTGCTGCTGCCGAGTTCGGCGATCGGCTGGTTTTCCTTCCGGAGCGCGGAAAAAGAAATCAAGTCGCAGATTCAAAGCTCCGCGAGGGAAAGCGTGCAAGCGGCGGAGATGAAGATTCAAGAAGAAATCTCGTCCGGTATGCAGGACGTCGACTATCTGGCAGGTCTCATGAGTTCTAAGCTGCTTGCAGGCGATGACGCGACTAAAGCGGAAGCGCTGCTCGCGCCCTTCCAGACGGCCAAGCACCGTTACGCAAACGTCATCTTCGGAACCGCGGAGGGCAAGACGGCGGCGGTGCCTCCTTCCAATCTGGCCGCGGACTACGACCCGCGCCAGCGGGACTGGTACAAGCTCGCAATGGAACATCCGGGGACCGCGGTGGTCACCGACCCGATCGTATCGGCCTCCAGCGGCGAGATGATCGTCGTTGTCGCCAAGACCGTCAAAGACGGCTCGGGCGTCGTAGGCGCAGTAATCGGACTGAAGGAACTCGGCGAGCAGATGAAGCAGTTCAAAGTTGGCGAACGGGGCTACATTTTGATCATGGACGGGAAACACAATTATATTACGCACCCTACCAAAACGCCGGGCACGCCGAACACCAACAGCTATATCGGACAGGTGTATTCTACCGATGAAGGCACCGTGAACTATACGTTGGAGGGCGTGAAAAAAGAAGCCGCCTACGCCACGAACAAGCTTACAGGTTGGAAAATCATGGGTGCAATCGAGCTGAGCGAGGTGTCGGATGCGACGCGCGGCATCTTGTATACGACCGTCATCGTAATCGCGGCCACCGCCATTATCGGCCTGTTGCTGGCCTTCTGGCTGATTCGTTCGATCGGCTCGCCGATGAAGCGCCTGATGGAGGCGACGGCGCGAATCGCGGACGGCGACCTGACGGAAGAGGTGCCGGTTCGCAGCAAGGACGAGTTCGGTCAGCTCTCCGCTGCGGTCAATCGCATGATCGACAAGCTCAGAACGCTGATCGGCGATGTGGTTCGCTCCTCCGAGAGCGTCGCGGCTTCGTCGGAGCAAATCTCCGCAAGCACCCACGAGATCGCCAGCGGCACGAACGTGCAGTCTGAAGCTGCGTTGGACATTCGGGAGCGCTTCGGCGAGCTGTCGGCCGCGATCGCGGCCGTCGCCGAGGGCGCGGAGTCGGCTGCGCTGCTCGCGTCGCAGACTTCGACGATCGCCCGGGACGGCGGCGCCGTCGTCAACCGGTCGGTGGCCAGCATGGGACAAGTAAGCAAGCAGGTTGCGCATCTGGCCGAGGACAGCGCCAAGATCGGCGACATTCTCGAAGTCATCGGCGACATCGCCGAGCAGACCAACCTGCTGGCGCTGAACGCGGCGATCGAGGCCGCCCGCGCCGGCGACCAGGGACGAGGCTTCGCCGTCGTCGCGGACGAAGTCCGCAAGCTCGCAGAGCGCAGCGGCGAGGCGACCAAGCAAATCTCCGCGATCATCAAGGAGATGCAGCGCAATACCGAGCGGAGCGTCGAAGCCGTCGCCGAAGGCGTGAGCCATTCCAAGGAGACGGGCGAAGCGTTCGAGCGAATCCTCTCCATGGTTTCCGCCACGGAGGATAAGGTCGGGGAGATCGCCGCTGCCAGCGAAGAGCAGGCCGCGCAGTCCGAAGAGGTCCGGCGCTCCATCGAGAGCATCTCCGCAGCCAGCGAGGAGGCCGCTGCCGCGTCGGAAGAGACCGCGTCGACTTCCCAATCGCTCGCGCAGCTGGCGGAGAGGCTGCACGAATCCGCATCCGTATTCAAGGTCGACTGA
- a CDS encoding response regulator yields MATILVVDDAAFMRMMLKSILQKGGHEVVGEAENGAVAVDKYAMLKPDLVTMDITMPVMEGIEAVRSIRANHSDARIIMCSAMGQQGMIIQAIQAGAKDFIVKPFQEDRVIESVNKLLKAEGRPVP; encoded by the coding sequence ATGGCAACGATATTGGTCGTAGACGATGCGGCGTTCATGCGGATGATGCTCAAATCTATTTTGCAAAAGGGCGGGCACGAGGTCGTCGGCGAAGCCGAGAACGGTGCGGTCGCGGTTGACAAATACGCCATGCTGAAGCCGGATCTCGTGACGATGGATATTACGATGCCGGTCATGGAGGGAATCGAAGCGGTCCGGTCGATCAGGGCGAACCATTCGGACGCGCGGATCATCATGTGCTCGGCGATGGGCCAGCAGGGCATGATCATTCAGGCCATCCAGGCCGGAGCGAAGGACTTCATCGTCAAGCCGTTCCAGGAGGATCGCGTTATCGAGTCCGTGAACAAGCTGCTTAAAGCCGAGGGGAGGCCGGTACCGTGA
- a CDS encoding chemotaxis protein CheX, with translation MNIDANTSAIVRDGTSEQSDELLQDILQALRQVVPLSLSVTDPRSDNEEWQDEWGVLIGVTGDMYGRVVILGEGEVFGRLGESMFGMALEGDMLHSFVGELANMVTGQAATLVSGRGYRIDITPPTVITGKMHIFGLRNVVRMSVAFERAGELQFIISRDTEGKV, from the coding sequence ATGAACATAGACGCGAACACGTCGGCAATCGTGAGGGACGGGACGAGCGAACAGTCGGACGAGCTGCTGCAGGATATTCTGCAAGCGCTCCGTCAGGTCGTGCCGCTGTCTCTCAGCGTTACGGACCCTCGCTCGGACAATGAGGAGTGGCAGGATGAATGGGGCGTATTAATCGGGGTTACGGGGGACATGTACGGGCGCGTCGTCATCCTGGGCGAAGGCGAAGTGTTCGGCAGGCTCGGGGAGTCTATGTTCGGGATGGCGCTCGAGGGCGACATGCTCCATTCTTTCGTCGGAGAGCTGGCCAATATGGTCACGGGACAAGCAGCAACGCTCGTTTCCGGCAGAGGCTACAGGATCGATATTACGCCGCCCACCGTCATCACGGGTAAAATGCACATTTTCGGATTGAGGAATGTCGTCCGGATGTCCGTGGCATTCGAGCGCGCGGGAGAGCTTCAATTCATTATATCCAGAGACACGGAAGGGAAGGTGTGA
- a CDS encoding 2,3-diaminopropionate biosynthesis protein SbnB, with protein MIYLHDGHIRTLGIDWNRLTGIVETAVRERERGTCVSPAKTYLRYGDLRNRIIAMPAYVGGTFDMAGIKWVAGFPGNILRGLPRASNVIVLNDARTGIPVAFIRSALLNGLRAAAVSGLMLRAYLEARQPEEVSLGIVGWGPIGRLHLDMCAQLLGNRLKRVTLFDLRPIDLQTIPSDLRCIACIADDWRAVYGASDVFATCTASAERYIDEAPPPGALLLNVSLRDYEPGSIFGKAQPIVDDWSEVCRENTDIERLHAACGLGEAAALTLADVVCRDALRDIPAGMPIFFNPMGLGVFDIAIAGDYAKLAAERGIGIPLEEE; from the coding sequence ATGATCTACTTGCACGATGGGCATATCCGCACGCTGGGCATCGACTGGAACCGGCTGACCGGTATCGTAGAGACGGCCGTTCGCGAACGGGAACGCGGCACATGCGTCAGTCCGGCTAAAACGTATTTGCGCTATGGAGACCTGCGCAACCGGATCATCGCGATGCCGGCATATGTCGGCGGAACGTTCGACATGGCCGGTATCAAGTGGGTGGCGGGCTTCCCCGGCAATATTCTGCGCGGCTTGCCGCGCGCGAGCAACGTAATCGTGCTCAACGATGCCCGGACTGGCATCCCTGTCGCTTTTATCCGAAGCGCGCTGCTGAACGGCCTGCGTGCGGCTGCCGTCAGCGGTCTGATGCTGCGGGCGTATCTGGAAGCGAGGCAGCCGGAGGAAGTCAGCCTCGGCATCGTCGGCTGGGGCCCGATCGGCCGTCTGCATCTCGACATGTGCGCGCAGCTGCTCGGCAATCGGCTGAAGCGGGTGACGCTTTTCGATCTTCGGCCGATCGACCTACAGACGATTCCCTCGGACCTCCGTTGCATCGCCTGCATCGCGGACGATTGGCGTGCGGTTTACGGCGCATCCGATGTGTTCGCGACGTGCACCGCGTCCGCGGAGCGTTACATCGACGAGGCGCCGCCGCCAGGTGCGCTGCTGCTCAACGTCTCGCTGCGCGACTACGAGCCCGGCAGCATATTTGGCAAGGCGCAGCCGATCGTGGACGACTGGTCCGAGGTGTGCAGGGAGAACACGGACATCGAGCGGCTTCACGCAGCATGCGGACTCGGCGAGGCAGCCGCGCTCACGCTTGCGGACGTCGTATGCCGGGACGCCTTGCGCGATATTCCTGCGGGCATGCCGATCTTTTTCAATCCGATGGGACTCGGCGTCTTCGATATCGCAATCGCGGGCGATTACGCGAAGCTGGCGGCCGAGCGGGGAATCGGAATTCCGCTGGAGGAAGAATAA
- the sbnA gene encoding 2,3-diaminopropionate biosynthesis protein SbnA: MRLDGGIAEAIGRTPLIRLKRLERLYAGESFEVHGKLEWMNPGGSAKDRPALYMLREAIGRGDVSEGSVIVESSSGNLGISLAQLCAYLGLRFICVADPRTTQRHLQIIRSFGGEIELVTKPDARTGEYLPARIRRVQELVREIPGAYWTNQYGNPDNALAHAETTMREIAEQLGKVDYLFCGVSSCGTIRGCRDYVRQRGWATKIIAIDAEGSALFGGSEGRRRFPGLGAAQVPELHDASLADFVVRVSDADCVRGCRALMRQEAILAGASSGGVIAAIGRISREIPAGAICVAILPDRGERYMDTVYDDDWVRTALGLEPESKPDPDQTPQAYVSAESEGDSG, translated from the coding sequence ATGAGGCTCGATGGAGGCATCGCGGAAGCGATCGGTCGCACGCCGCTCATTCGTCTGAAACGTCTGGAGCGGCTGTACGCCGGCGAATCGTTCGAGGTGCACGGCAAGCTGGAGTGGATGAATCCCGGCGGCAGCGCCAAGGACCGTCCGGCTTTGTATATGCTGCGCGAAGCGATCGGGCGAGGCGACGTGTCCGAAGGCAGCGTGATCGTCGAGTCGAGCTCAGGCAATCTCGGCATCAGCCTCGCGCAGCTGTGCGCTTATCTGGGACTTCGTTTCATCTGCGTGGCCGATCCCCGGACGACGCAGCGGCATCTGCAGATCATCCGGAGCTTCGGCGGCGAGATCGAGCTTGTGACGAAGCCGGACGCGCGCACTGGCGAATACCTGCCTGCGCGAATTCGCCGGGTGCAGGAGCTGGTCCGAGAGATTCCCGGGGCATATTGGACGAATCAATACGGCAATCCGGACAACGCGCTGGCGCACGCGGAGACGACGATGCGCGAGATTGCGGAGCAACTCGGCAAGGTCGACTATTTGTTCTGCGGCGTCAGCTCGTGCGGAACGATCCGCGGGTGCCGCGATTATGTGAGGCAGCGCGGCTGGGCGACGAAGATCATCGCGATTGACGCTGAGGGCAGCGCGCTCTTCGGCGGTTCCGAGGGCCGGCGAAGATTCCCCGGGCTCGGCGCCGCGCAGGTGCCGGAACTGCATGACGCGTCGCTGGCGGATTTCGTCGTACGCGTATCGGATGCCGATTGCGTGCGGGGGTGCCGGGCGCTCATGCGGCAGGAAGCCATTCTTGCCGGGGCGTCGTCGGGAGGCGTCATCGCCGCGATCGGCCGGATAAGCCGCGAGATTCCCGCCGGCGCGATATGCGTCGCGATATTGCCGGACCGGGGAGAGCGGTACATGGACACGGTTTACGACGACGATTGGGTCCGGACAGCGCTCGGCTTGGAGCCGGAATCGAAGCCGGATCCGGACCAGACGCCGCAGGCTTACGTCTCGGCGGAGAGCGAAGGTGACAGCGGATGA